A segment of the Trifolium pratense cultivar HEN17-A07 linkage group LG7, ARS_RC_1.1, whole genome shotgun sequence genome:
GGACCATATGATGGACCTGCAGCATCCTGAGATGTCATAGGCACAGGAACAGGAACATAATAATAAGGAACATTTGCAAATGGAGGACTTTTTCTTCTTGGTATGTTCATAAATATGTTATGCTCCAATGTGTTTTCCCTTGGAACAATATCAACTAGAAAATCAAACATATCATTCCTTGATATTGCAGATGAAATATCACTCTTTTGaagtgtttttcttttgttctccTCTACGATAGCCCATGACTGCATTGTCAACTCCGTAATAAACATTTCGCACGCCTTAGCAAATAGAACAGGTGTCTCAGATGATATCATACTTACTTTCTCGTCCGTTTTCATTATCTTCCTAATCCTTGCCAAAGGCAAACAATTAGCTTTGAAATCGACTGTCTCCTCGATTTCATGGTTTTGATTTTCCCAAAATGTGTCGAGTTTTCTCTGCAATGCTTGTTGTTTTCGTTGTTGGAAATGCTCTCTACTCAGGTAGGATGAAAAGGCGGAAGTACCTGCGGTATGAATTAGAGGACGAGATAGTTGCGCtatttggtttgatttattttggtTTTCGTTATGAGTTTGTGTTGGAATATCATTCTCTTGCTTCTTTTGATCCATATTGTTATGAACTgcaataatatatattagttcACCATTTTGATGCATACAATTATAGAGCATTCATTAAAACTAAATTGCTTCAAGAAAAACCATTTGTTTATCACaaaatatctaaaaaaatactaaataaaaaatgacattGGTGATTGGTCCAACAAGGATTAGAAATACAAATAGTAAACATAATACATGGTATGagaacttgacaaaaaaaaaatacatggtatgagaaaataattaacatatatCCTCATATAAACAATATCAATGTCTGGCAGGAAGCCGGGGTTTGAACTCCGGTCATCCCACTTTTTcactttaaggtgaaatttctagtcactaagctacttgacaaaaaaaaatatcaataaatctaaataataaaTGTTTATAAAATCATCTTACAACCTAATTATATTATTCACATGTATACGACTGGGAACTATTTTTACATGTAGTgttgacaacaacaaaaaatgcatCAAGCATGAAAAAAAGACGTTAACTCAGTGCTTTTGGTCATTGTAAATGAAACATGCAAATTTTTGAAGTTCaatatcattataaaaaaaaaaaaggaaaatgctctTAAAAgtgtataaaatataataaaaatactttaaAAGTTGTTTAGTCAATTTTTTAACTAGTATTTCAGATATACTAGTTAGCATAAACTTtgaaaaaataagagaaaactAATGTGAGAGGTGGGGAAGAAGATATACCTTGACGGATATTTAGATTTCAGTTcaaaacataagaaaaattgatttgaagaaTTGAGAAATAGTGATGGGCACAAAATATTTGCTAATTTTGTTCCTTTTAATGTGATTTCATGACATGATATATTTATATTGCTAATTTTGTCCTTACACTAAACATTTATATTGGCTTATAATCAAGGTGGCACAAAAATAGAATGCTGAGTTGGAAAGTTTTCCTGTCTAGATGGAAAAAAGAAActtacaaaaaaagaaatatacgCCACATTATACGGATTGAAGTCGTGAATTGGGAGAAAAAATGGACGTATACACCGCATTAAGCAAAAATCATCAACTTCAATTCTATTTAATGTAcaaagggtgtgtttggtaacacaaataagctagcttatagcttattatatgagcttataagtttgtttcaaaaaattagaggtgtttggtaacaagctttttgtactagcttataactttttttcagatgctatttcaagtagcatttgagcttatagcttatagtttttttacactttatttcatttttacccttaatttaataactacccactctaaaaaataaactacccactatcaattatgtaattttatatttaataaccactttaaaagctaattttaccaaacactttaattttaataagctagcttttcagctatcagctagcttacaacttatttttaccaaacagacccaaaATAGCCTCATTTGAAAAAGAATCAACAATATATAGTATGGTGGCAATAATTGTCTTAGTCATTAGCTCTGACTAGGCCTGAgcatcggtcggtttcggtcgggttcgggccgaaaatcactaaatcgataaaaaccgcaaccatttaatttggacccaatTCCGACCGTCTATATCTTCGGTTTGTTCGGGTTCGGGTCATACGGGTGGCGGGTTGAACGGATCGGTTATTACGGGTTATAtcgaaactttgtttacatctaaaactcatCCATTCTTgaaaaattcctaattttcgaatagtttaatacctcgtcacaatgcaacaaaagatagacgaagtaaattaaaaaacaaaga
Coding sequences within it:
- the LOC123897926 gene encoding nuclear transcription factor Y subunit C-2-like, producing the protein MLYNCMHQNGELIYIIAVHNNMDQKKQENDIPTQTHNENQNKSNQIAQLSRPLIHTAGTSAFSSYLSREHFQQRKQQALQRKLDTFWENQNHEIEETVDFKANCLPLARIRKIMKTDEKVSMISSETPVLFAKACEMFITELTMQSWAIVEENKRKTLQKSDISSAISRNDMFDFLVDIVPRENTLEHNIFMNIPRRKSPPFANVPYYYVPVPVPMTSQDAAGPSYGPPRMLMGRSLIDQPQYKRQLNHPLATQLLPISKQEDDHSSDLPDSDD